The genome window CCTAATTTTTTACTTCTGAGTGGATTTGTGGGTGCTGGCTTAGTGTTTGCTGGAATCACTAACACCTGTGCGATGGGAATGCTACTGGCAAAGTTACCTTACAACCAACAAGCCGGAAATAAATCATGATCTGGATAATTGGACATTTCCTGGCAGTTTGCATTGGTGTGAGTTTAGGCTTGTTGGGCGGTGGTGGTTCTGTGCTAGCACTGCCTGTGCTGGTTTATGTGATGGGTGTGGCGCCTAAACCTGCGATCGCCATGACTTTGATTATTGTCGGGACTGTTAGCTTGTTGGGCAGCATTCCCCACGGGCGGCGCGGTAATCTTAATCTCAAAACCGCAGTTATTTTTGGAACTGCAACCATGTTGGGGGCTTACCTCGGTGCAAGAATTGCCACGCTGCCGTTGATTACCAGCGCATTCCAGATGACCCTATTTGGATTGTCGATGCTGATTGCTGCAGGCTTGATGATTTATCGCACCACCTTGTCAAAGAACGTATCTAGTAAGGATGATATAGAGGCTATCCAGTATGTCAAACCTGTTTGCAAATACTGCTGGCTATGGCTGATGACTGAAGGGATTGCAGTAGGGATTTTGACAGGATTAGTCGGTGTGGGGGGCGGGTTTGCGATCGTCCCTGCCTTGGTTTTATTGGGAAACGTACCCATGCGACAGGCGATCGGGACTTCTCTGCTAATTATTGCGTGTAATTCGGTCGCGGGTTTGCTAGGTTATTTAGGGCATATTTCCTTAGACTGGAATCTCACGGTTTCATTCACCTTTTTAGCTGGATGCGGAACGGTGATGGGGGCTTATCTTGCACAGTTTATTCCAGCGCAACAACTTCAAAAAGGGTTCGGTTACTTCCTGCTATTAGTCGCCACATTCGTATTAGTCCAAAATCGTGATAGCTTACAGGGAATCAAAAAGTCATCTGCTGACGGGCCACCTCACAACGCACTTTCTGCAGACGGACGGGAGATGTCGGCTGTGATGCCGAGGTGATCTGCCGCCACTCCTCTTAGCCCTGAGCTCGCGATCGCCATACCCCATACTTCAAAATTACCATAAGGTCGATCGCCTTTCAATTCAATGCGATCTCTTAGTTTCTCGGGTTATTGTTATGCCAAGAGTGCGATGTTTGTCAAGGGCGATCGC of Oscillatoria nigro-viridis PCC 7112 contains these proteins:
- a CDS encoding sulfite exporter TauE/SafE family protein is translated as MIWIIGHFLAVCIGVSLGLLGGGGSVLALPVLVYVMGVAPKPAIAMTLIIVGTVSLLGSIPHGRRGNLNLKTAVIFGTATMLGAYLGARIATLPLITSAFQMTLFGLSMLIAAGLMIYRTTLSKNVSSKDDIEAIQYVKPVCKYCWLWLMTEGIAVGILTGLVGVGGGFAIVPALVLLGNVPMRQAIGTSLLIIACNSVAGLLGYLGHISLDWNLTVSFTFLAGCGTVMGAYLAQFIPAQQLQKGFGYFLLLVATFVLVQNRDSLQGIKKSSADGPPHNALSADGREMSAVMPR